GCAACAAAGGGATAGCCGACACGCAGAACCGGCGTCAGCCGGTCGAAATCCAGGCGGCCCGGAAAGAACGCGACATCGGTCTGCGCCAGTACCGGCGCCGCCGCAAACAGGCTATCGGTGTCTCGCTGCAGTTGCGCGCTTTGATCGGTGGTCAGAGGGCCGCCCTGATTTCCCAAGAGCATTCCGGCACAGGTCATCGAACACTGAAACAGGCTGTGGGGACGCGTGGCAATGGCTTCCGCATGGGCTGCCGTCCAATTCACAACCGGTTCAAGCCATGCGGCCGCGCGGATCGCGCTGCCCACCATGACCCTGTCGAAACCGTCCGGCGCGGGGGCGTTTTCGGCTGAAAACAAAGCGACGCGAAACCCTGCGGTGCGTGCCACTTCTGCCATCCAAGCTGCTTGGCCACCTGTCGACCCCAGCATCGAGCCATAGACAATCAACAGCCTGTCGCCTTGCCCATCCGCGAGCGCAATGTCGGCTGGCGCATCGTTGGGCAAGGTCGGTCTGAATTGCCAGCCAACCCCGGCAAGAGCCGCTGCCGCTGCGGAGTAAGCCCCGTATTTCAGAAATTTGCGTTTTCTA
This is a stretch of genomic DNA from Pukyongiella litopenaei. It encodes these proteins:
- a CDS encoding flavodoxin domain-containing protein, which codes for MDHRKRKFLKYGAYSAAAAALAGVGWQFRPTLPNDAPADIALADGQGDRLLIVYGSMLGSTGGQAAWMAEVARTAGFRVALFSAENAPAPDGFDRVMVGSAIRAAAWLEPVVNWTAAHAEAIATRPHSLFQCSMTCAGMLLGNQGGPLTTDQSAQLQRDTDSLFAAAPVLAQTDVAFFPGRLDFDRLTPVLRVGYPFVAGSVMQGDFRDREAAESWARSSLSKDTG